attcagatatagtgccttaaattttgacttttttctatttttcgctAATGTctccttagtcagtaatgcccgattacctttgttattctctctgtcccttcccgatacactctgcttatttttacccaaaactctgctctgctctacagccttgacatgtctcttgttgctgtttctctgtatctacagCGTGTTGTATTTTCCTGGATCTCCCCACCccgccttcattagtttaaagcactGTGTGTTgctctagttattcaattcgccaggacgttGGTTCCTGCCCAGTTCAAGtcaagcccatcccaatggaacagctccctctttgtgTGAGTGAACAGctcccagtgaaaaagaagggtggtaagagaagggataaccagccgtggataaccaaggaaataaaggagagtatcaaatcaaagaccaatgcgtataaggtggccaaggttagtgggaaactagaggattgggaaaattttaagcaacagcaaagaatgactaaaaaagcaataaaggaaaaatagattacgaaggtaaacttgcgcaaaacataaaaacagatagtaaaagcttttacagagatataaaacggaaaagagtgactaaagtaaatgttggtcccttagaagatgagaagggggatttaataatgggaaatgtggaaatggctgagaccttaaacaattattttgcttcgatcttcacagtggaagacacaaaatccatgccaaaaattgctggtcacaggaatgtggggaggaccttgagacaatcactatcactaggggggtagtgctggacaggctaatgggactcaaggtagacaagtcccctggtcctgatgaaatgcatcccagggaattaaaagagatggcggaagttataacagatgcattcgttataatctaccaaaattctctggactctggggaggtacaagcggattggaaagcagctaatgtaacgtctctgtttaaaaaagggggcagacaaaaggcaggtaactataggccggttagtttaacatctgtagtggagaaaatgcttgaaactatcatcaaggaagaaatagtgtgacatcaagataggaatagtgcaatcaagcagatgcagcatggattcatgaaggggaaatcatgtttaactaatttactggaattctttgaggatataacgatcatggtggatagaggtgtaacgatggatgtggtgtatttagatttccaaaaggcattcgataaggtgccacacaaaaggttactgcagaaggtaaaggtacgcggagtcagaggaaatgtattagcatggatagagaattggctggctaacagaaagcagagagtcgggataaatgggtccttttcgggttggaaatcggtggttagtggtgtgccacagggatcggtgctgggaccacaactgtttacaatatacatagatgacctggaagagggggcagagtgtagtgcaacaaaatttgcagatgacactaagataagtgggaaagcgggttgtgtagaggacacagagaagctgcaaagagatttggataggttaagcgaatgggctaaggtttggcagatggaatacaatgtcggaaagtgtgaggtcatccaccttggggaaaaaaacagtaaaagggaatattatttgaatggggagaaattacaacatgctgcggtgcagagggacctgggggtccttgtgcataaatccccaaaagttagtttgcaagtgcagcaggtaatcaggaaggcgaatggaatgttgaccttcattgcaagagggatggagtacaaaagcagggaggtcctgctgcaactgtatagggtattggtaaggccgcacctggagtactgcgtgcggttttggtcacctttcttaaggaagttaTACTGgctttgcagggggtacagagacgattcactaggctgattccggagatgagggggttaccttatgatgatagattgagtagactgggtctttacgcgttggagttcagagggatgaggggtgatcttatagaaacatttaaaatcatgaaagggtagacaagataaaggtagagaggttgtttccactggtaggggagactagaattagggggcacagcctcaaaatacaggggagccaatttaaaaccgagttgagaaggaatttcttctcccagagggttgtgaatctgtggaattctctgcccaaggaagcagttgaggctagctcattgaatgtattcaagtcacagatagatacatttttaaccaataagggaattaagggttatggggagcgggcgggtaagtggagctgagtccacggccagatcagccatgatcttatcgaatggcggagcaggttcgaggggctagatgccctactcctgttcctaattcttatgttctttttgccCAGTGCTGGTGCTATTGTGCATAAAGCAAACTCATgcgtcccacaccaatctttgggcCACGCATTTACTTTCTAAGCTGCTTATCTCTACACCAATTggcgtgtggctcaggtaacaatccagagattattaccttttggtttagctttttcatttggaccccaactcctctatctctttgagcagaacctcattcctagtcctACCTATGTCTTTGGTTCCTACATCATCCATGAAAACTGgatcttccccttctgactccaagtgtCTGACCCAGAGATATCCCAGGAAGGGTGCAGAATGTTCAgtgtctgagctgccccagggagagggggggtggggggtgccgtGTGTGATGTCCTTGTGGGGAGAATGagatcagtgtctgaccctgagctgccctcattcctcctgcCCTAGGGGGCAGTCACGTTCCTCTCAGTCAGAGTTAATTGGATggacagcgtcatctactggacaccggcggtatATCAAGGCACATCCTGTCCGGCTCCATCAcagagaaatccaaaaccaaccTGCAGACTCAATTCATTTTATTCTCAATTGTTTAAAAAAGATTAGCTCCATTTGTTGTAGTTTTCAGTATTTCAAGAAAGCCCTTTAAAGAGTTAAggatggatgcaaacacaatcagcattatttttatcaGCCTTTTCccttgattaattggtcaaatatccagaatattaaactccagcccagttatagggaaatcaatatcagcagaaagaaacctcaacagtcagaatgaacacgatttaatctgggataacagcagaatccaaaccctgcagtcacttgtgaactcgctggtgtctcagcaagtTGGAGGAAGTAGTCAATTCCACCGCACAtacaggcctctccccagtgtgaactcgctggtgtgtcagcaagcgggatgacacagtgaatcccttgccacacatggagcaggtgaacggtgtctccccagtgtgaactcgctggtgtgtcagcaggtgggatgaggtagtgaatcccttcttgcaaacggagcaggtgaacggtctctccccagtgtgaaatcgctggtgtctcagcaggtgggatgaggtagtgaatcccttcctgcaaactgagcaggtgaacggtctctccccagtgtgaactcgctggtgtctcagcaggctggatgactgagtaaatccctccccacacactgagcatgtgaacggcctctcgccagtatgaactcgctggtgcatcagcagcTGGGATGAGgtagtgaaccccttcccacacatggagcaggtgaacggtctctctccagtgtgaactcgctggtgagtgagAAGGTGGGATGaacaaatgaatcccttcccacagagtAAACAggcgaacggtctctccccggaaTGACTGCGTTGATGAGTTTCCAGCAGGgacgggaatttgaatcccttcccacagtccccacatttccatggtttctccatggtgctggtgcccttgtgtctctccagttgaagcctcgtccacacacagaacacgtgtacggtttctacctgcagtgaatggtgcgatgtttttccaggctgtgtaactggttaaagttcctaccacagtcagtgcactggaacactctcacttgggtgtgtgtgtcttggtgtttttctagtcacactgatgtttgaaatctgtagccacagacagaacagacaaacatttctccttccacattcaaaggcctgaGGTATCGAATGATtcagtcagatcttgacgtgatgtttggttagtgtttcccgtctgcaaatcctccccttctattaCCCAGGAAAAGGAGTTTGCAAAAATAAtgtcaagtacaggacagaaattcagaacagataaTTCTAGATTTTATGGaaaattctttcctctcttgttcctctaaagctgtaaatccccgtccCATACACTCTCCGTCTTCCTTGTGCTGAAATTCAAACACCTCGCACGTCTGAAGACagcttgtcctccgctcccagttttcaccaccaactctgtctgggttcagttctacactcactggtgccccttcctctcctcccctgaaggtgctgactctggctgggttcagttctacactcactggttcccctccctctcctctcctgaaggtgctgactctggctgggttcagttctacactcactggttcccctccctctcctcccctgaaggtgctgactctggctgggttcagttctacactcactggttcctctccatctccttccctgaaggtactgactctggctgggttcagttctacactcactggttcccctccctctccttccctgaaggtactgactctggctgggttcagttctacactcactggttcccctccctctcctctcctgaaggtgctgactctggctgggttcagttctacactcactggttcccctccctctcctctcctgaaggtgctgactctggctgggttcactgggaccctaaagcccCGCCCACACATTGTTCTTTCACAAAGATGACCACGCATGCGTTCTACTGCTCGCTGAATCACGATGGCGGCGCACCAACCTGCAGCTTTCCTTTACAAAGATGGCGACCGTGAGCCTGGGCCTATTACTGCGAAAACGCCCCGGAGCTGCAAATCGGAGACCTGTTGTTTTTTTAGTCCGGGTTGGTGGTCTGCACCAGGTGATTATGAAGCTCATCTGTCAAGTACATTACTCCCCTGCGCCCCGATGATTGAAATTCGACTCCAAACTACATGTCCGACCTCCTCCGCCTGCTCACACACCGCGGCCGCCTCTAATCAAGGTCACACTGCGCATGCTCCATATACAGCCCACGCCTGCGCACTGGGCTACGCCAGTGAGACGACCTCCTGACGTCACAGGAAGGCGGCGGGAGGGCGCCCGTGCGCCCGTGCGCAGGCGCGAAGTTTAAAATAACCTAACCTGGCATTTGTTTATTTTGATACCATGATAAAGCGAAGAATCTGCTCATAAAACTAAATCGACTGCTGCAAATGTTTCATGAATTAATCGCGGTTTTTAAcggtctccccccccccagttGTCAGGGGAGACGCGTCAGGTTCGCCAGCCACAGACCGGATGTGACGCACAGACGCCGGAAGTGGGGGTTAGCAGTAGCGCCGGCGAGGCTGGTCCCGGCGGACAATGTCGGAGCGGAAATCtttcacggcaaaggagccaaaggtgggcagtgcaaACGTTacgctcaaagcttccctgataaagtgcaacatcatcaccgacacctgggagtccctggctaaagaccgccctaagtggaggaagtgtatccgggagggcgctgggcacctcgagtctcatcgccgagagcggcagtaaacaagtgcaggcagcggaagcagtgtgcggcaaaccagtcccaccctccctttcctccaaccactgactgtcccacctgtgacagggactgtggctctcgtattggtctgttcagtcacctgaggactcacttttagagtggaagcaagtctccctcaattccgagggactgtctatgatgatgatggaggcccCGGGGACCGCGAGCGGGAGCGAGGCACTTCTGTGGGTCCAGCTGGAGGTGGGCGGAGCTGCAGGGTATACGTGTGGGACCTGTCCACACAGCACTGGCAGGGGAGACCCAGTCTCCATCACCGGCCCCGTGCTGAATTAACCTGATCTCGGCCGGTGTGCGCGAATAAGAACATGATTGGAGCTTGATGTCCCTGGACTGGGCTGGGGGGCTGCTGGGGTTTGCTAATCAGCCAGGATCGCTGCTCTTACTCGCTATTCAACGGCCCAAGAAttcaagagcatggaggttatgcttgaactgtattaaacatGAGTTAAGCCTCAGCTAGAGTACTGcgatcagttctggtcaccacgttacaggaaagatgtgatagcACTGGAGAGAGTACCGAGGAAATTTAtgcggatgttgcctggactggagaattttagcgatgaggaaagattggataggccgggtttcttttgtttggaacagaggaggctgaggggagaccttattgaggtgtataaaattatgataggtctagatagagtgggtaggaaggacctatttcccttggctgaGTGGTcaacaaggggcatagatttaaattagagAGGGTTTGAAGGgagttttcttcacccagagggtgatttgggtctggaactcactgcctgaaaggcagaaaccctcaccacatttaaaaagtccttggatgtgtgcttgaagtgctgtaacgtacaggactacagaccaagtgctggaaagtgggattatactggatagctgtttgttggaCATGGTGGGCCAAAATGAGGCAGTGTTTAGGGTTGGTTGCGAGCCGAATAGCTCATCAGCAAAACCTTACATCCCCGTGTGGGTCATCGCCTCGGCAAGAGGAAGGGTCTTGGGGCATTATTGGAGAACACCGGGGGTTCGTTGAAGGAAGAAATTGATTGCTGGCTCCTCTGTCTGATCTTTTACAGATGTCAGACTAGATGTCACCCCCGTGGCCTCGGGCTCCACTCCAGGCTCACAGCCAGCAGAGGATACCCCCAACATCTGGAGCGACTTCACCTCAGTGATCAAGtaagtaaatactgacacgctccctggAGGCCCCTTAAATATATCGATACGCTCCTGGGGCTCccagttaatactgacacactccccggggacttcctataaatactgacgcactccccggagactccctataaatactgacgcactccccggggactccctataaatactgacgcactccccggggactccctgtaaatactgatgcactccccggggactccctataaatacttatgcactccccggggactccctgtaaatactgacccacttctggcaaccccctgtaaatactgacacactcccggggacctcctgtaaatactgacacactcccagggattccctgtaaatactgacacactcccggggatcccctgtaaatgctGATACACACCCGGGGATcccctataaacactgacacactcccagggatccactgtaaatactgtcacactcccagggatccactgtaaatactgtcacactcccagggatcccctgtaaatactgacacactcctggggatcccctgtaaatactgacacactcccggggatccactgtaaatactgacacactcatggCAGGATAGCACAGACACGTGTAGTCATGGCAGGAGACCCGCTGTACacgtatcatgctcctcctgtgttatgtgggaactcagggacgcttccagtgtccctgatgacactacatgtgcaggaagtgtatcttgctgcagcacctgacagactgcattgcggcacggtagctgcgtatggattcactctggagcatccgcgatgctgaggatgtcgtgaatagcacgtttagtgagttggtcacaccgcaggcaagggTTACTCAGGCAGCTAAGAAATGGATGACCATCAGGTAGAACAGTGGAAGGAAAgtggtgcaggagtcccctgcagtcatccccctccaaaacagatacactgttttgggtattgttgggggggatgactcatcagtggaaggcagcagcagccaacttcatagcactatgggtggctctgctgcacaagagggcaggaagaagaatgggaaagctatagtggtagaggattctattgtaaggggaatagataggtgtttctgcggccgcaatcgagactccaggatggtatgttgcatccctggtgcaagggtcaaggatgtctgagtggctgcagaatattttggagggggagggtaaatagccagttgtcgtggtgcatgtagttatcaacgatataggtaaaaaacgggatgaggtcctacaagctgaatttagggagcgaggagttaaatgaaaaagcaggatttcaaaggtagtaatctcaggattgctaccagtgccacgtgctagtcagagtaggaattgcaggatagctaaaatgaatatgtgacttgagtggtgcaggagggagggattcaaattcctgggacattggaaccggttctggaggaggtgggactagtacaaaccagatggtctgcacctgggtaggactggaaccaatgtcctgtgaaagtgtttgctactgctgtttgggaggggttaaactaatatggcagggggatgggaatctatgcagggagacagagggaagtaaaatgggagcaaaagatagaaagaagaaaagtaaaagtggatggcagagaaacccaaggcaaaaatcaaaaagggccacattacagccaaagtcTAAagcgacaaagtgtgttaaaaagacaagcctgaagcctctgtgccttaatgcgagaagtatttgtaataaggtggaagaattaactgcgcaggcagctaataacgaatataatataattggggttacgcagacatggcttcagggtgaccaaggctgggaattcaacatcttggagtattcaacattcaggaaggatagacagaaaggaaaaggaggtggggtagcgttgctggttaaagaggaaattaactcagtcgtaaggaaggacattagcttggatgatagggaatctgtatgggtagagctgcagaataccaaaggacagaaaacgctagtgggagttgtgtacagaccaccaaacaatagtagtgaggttggggacagcatcaaacaagaaattagggatgcgtgcaataaaggtacagcagttatcatgggcgactttaatctacatatagattgggctaacgaaactggtaacagtacagtggaggaggatttcctggagtgtattatgaatggttttctagaccaatatgttgagtaaccaactagagggctggccatcgtagactgggtgatgtgtaacgagaaaggactaattagcaatcttcttgtgcgaggccccttggggaagagtgaccataatatggtagaattttttattaagatggagagtgacacagagagtaattcagagactagggtcctgaacttaaggaaaggtaacttcgatggtatgagacatgaattggctagaatcggctggcaaaagatacttaaagggttgacggtggataggcaatggcaatggcaaatatttaaagatcacatggatgaacttcaacaattgtacatcccgtctggagtaaaaataaaacggggaaggtggctaacaagggaaattagggatcatgttaaatccaaggaagaggcatataaattggccagaaaaagcagaaaacctgaggactgggagaaatttagaattcagcataggagggtttaattagaaggggggaaatagagtatgagagaaagcttgctgggaacataaaaactgactgcaaaagcttctctagatatgtgaagaggaaaagattagtgaagccaaacataggtcccttgtagtcagaatcaggtggatttataatggggaacaaagaaatgacagacaaatactttagttctgccttcactaaggaagacacaaataacgttctggaaatactaggggaccgaagctctagcgagaaggaggaactgaaggaaatccttattagccagaaaattgtgttagggaaaattatgggattgaaggccgataaatccccagggcttgatagtctgcatccaagagtacttacggaagtggccctagaaatagtggatgcattggtaatcattttccaacagtctatcgactctggatcagttcctatggactggagtgtagctaatgtaacagcactttctaAAAAAGAAGTgacagagaaaacaggaaattattgaccagttagcctgacatcagtagtggggaaaatgttggaatcaattattaaagacgaaatagcagcgcatttggaaagtagtgacaggattggtccaagtcagcatggatttacgaaagggaaatcatgcttgacaaatcttctagaaatttttgaggatgtaactagtcgagtaaacaagggagaaccagtggatgtggtgtatttggactcaaaattcttttgacaaggtccctcacaagagattggtgtgcaaaattcaagcacatggtattgggggtaatgtattaacgtggatagagaactggttggcagacaggaagcagagagtcgggataaacgggtccttttcagaatggcaggcagtgacaagtggggtgccgcagggctcaatgctgggaccccagctatttacagcttatcaatgatttagatgaaggaattgagagtaaaatctccaggtttgcaggtgacactaagctgggtggcggtgtgagctgtgaggaggatgctgtgaggttatccactttgggggcaaaaacatgaaggcagaatattatctgaatggcggcaaattaggaaaaggggaggtgcaacgagacctgggtgtcatgatacatcaatcattgaaggttggcatgcaggtgcagcaggcggtgaagaaggcaaatggcatgttgcccttcatagctaggggatttgagtataggagcagggaggtcttactgcagttgtacagggccttgttgaggcctcacttggaatattgtgttcagttttggtctcctaatctgaggaaggacgttcttgctattgagggagtgcagagaaggttcaccagaccgatgcccgggatggcaggactgacatatgaggagagactggatcgactgggcctgtattcactggagtttagaagaatgagaggggatctcatagaaacatataaaattctgatgggactggacaggttagatgcaggaagaatgttcccgatgttggggaagtccagaaccaggggacacaatctaaggataagggataagccatttaggactgagatgaggagaaatgtcttcactcagagagttgttaacctatggagtttgttatatatattcaagagggagttggatatggcccttacggctaaagggatcaaggggtatggcgagaaggcaggaaaggggtactgaggtgaatgatcagccatgatcttattgaatggtggtacaggctcgaagggctgaatggcctactcctgcacctattttctatgtttctactcccggggattccctgtagacaatgacacactcccagggacctcctgtaaatactgacacactcccgggcacccgtTGTAAATACTGAcatccctttgagtgaagaaatttatccttatctcagtcctaaatggccgactccttattctgagacagtgaaccCTAGTTCATCATCCCATCATCTACCCTTTAAAGACCTTTTATGTACGTCAATGAAATtactgctcattcttctaaattctagggaatataggcctggtctccttaatctctcctcataatacaatacacccatcccaggaaccagtctggtgaaccttcattgcactccctctatggcaagtatatccctcctttgatAAGGAtgccaaaactgtactccaggcgtggtctcaccagggccctatataattgcagtaagatatgttTACTCTCATACTATAAGGGTaagaggtgtcacagttgtgttaggtggactggttgggctgggtgctctttgcctttctgtcattgttcataggtttatatataaccttcaggcctgttgaccaagggccgtgcggctctttgtcagccggcgtggacatgatgggccgaaatggcctccttctgcgttgtaaatttctatgtttctatactccaaaccttttgtaataaaggccaacataacatttgctttcctaattgcttgctatacctgcatgttaactttcagtgattcgtgtacaaggtcacccaggtccctctgaacaccaacatttcccaatctctcaccatttaaagatacactgcttttctattttgccgaccaaagcggataacttcacatttagccacactatattccatctgccatgttcttggcctctcatttaacctgtctgtgtccctttgcagcctctttgcattaaCCTCACAAATaagtttcccatctagctttgtatcatcagtcaacttggatacattacactcggcccgctcatctaagtcattgatatagattgtagctgaggcccaagcactgatccttgtggtaccccactagttacagcttgctaacccgagaatgacccgtttttttctactctctgttttctgtccattgaccaatcctcaatccatgtaatatattacccccaatcccatgagtcctaactttgtgcctctctgtccctctctctgcccaactctcactgtccccttctctctctcgcgctctctgtcagtttctctgtccatctgtctctctctccgtcggtctctctccatgtcagtgtctctttctctcgccatctctctctctctcgctctgttagtctctctctgtcctctctctctctctctctctctctctctttctgtcagtctctctccgtctccctctctgtgtcggtgtctctctctctcgccatctctctcactgtccctttctctgtcagtctctctgtctcgccttctattgctctctttctctcggtaTTCTTTGCCTGGTATTAATTATTTGTTGTTTTCTGTAGCACCCACAATGACCTTTCCCGCTACAGAGAATCCCCCGACAGGAACATCAGATGAAAGCTTTCTCTCCTGAAATCTGTGCATCCAGTTTGTTTCTTGCTGTCTTGTAGCTAATTACATCTGGAGAGAGCAGAGTGGAAAGGCTGAGGGGATTTGCAGTAATCAGGATCAAACTGTACCCGGAGTGAGTGTGTGTCGGTGTAAATAATAAAGTGAGCAGAAAAGGACCTGTTTGATGGAacactgtatctaaccacgtgctgtcccTGCCgtggtgagtgtttgatgggacaatgcagagagagccttactctctatctaacccgtgctgtacctgccctgggagtgtttgatgagatagtgtagagggagctttactctgtatgtaacccgtgctgtacctg
This region of Pristiophorus japonicus isolate sPriJap1 unplaced genomic scaffold, sPriJap1.hap1 HAP1_SCAFFOLD_709, whole genome shotgun sequence genomic DNA includes:
- the LOC139256308 gene encoding zinc finger protein 664-like: MEKPWKCGDCGKGFKFPSLLETHQRSHSGERPFACLLCGKGFICSSHLLTHQRVHTGERPFTCSMCGKGFTTSSQLLMHQRVHTGERPFTCSGFTVSSRLLTHQRVHTGERPVCAVELTTSSNLLRHQRVHK